The Winogradskyella schleiferi genome has a window encoding:
- a CDS encoding glutamate-5-semialdehyde dehydrogenase has product MKLLQTDIKNKVLKSMIKILGRERQAIIEANKKDLEAFTKEDQALYDRLIVNDKKVDEMIAAVEAVNDQDDPVGQEISNRTLKNGLNIVNTTAPFGTILIIYESRPDVTIEAAVLAFKANNKILLKGGKEALNSNLILEKCWHEALEENGLSKDWIKLLHLKREETQEFLKNPTEPLDLIVPRGGERLINFVKTHATCAVLVSGRGNNFLYVSEHADWSKAVNVIINAKTDKISGCNALDKVLINKNLPEYETKLKMLQQKLEKHQVEIIVDDKVSDILSQKETISDVDIWYEEFLALKLLIGEVESLEEAIDAINKYSGKHSAAIITEDNNEAMQFMHNVDSAAVYHNASTRFTDGGQMGVGAELAISTDKLHHRGPLGLNQLVTNKYYVYGDGQVRV; this is encoded by the coding sequence ATGAAATTATTACAAACAGACATAAAAAACAAGGTCCTAAAATCAATGATAAAGATTTTAGGTCGTGAAAGACAAGCCATTATCGAAGCGAATAAAAAAGATTTAGAGGCTTTTACAAAAGAAGACCAAGCCCTTTATGACCGCTTGATTGTGAATGATAAAAAAGTAGATGAAATGATTGCTGCGGTCGAAGCCGTAAATGATCAAGATGATCCTGTTGGGCAGGAAATATCTAACCGTACTTTAAAAAACGGCTTAAATATCGTAAATACAACAGCACCATTTGGTACTATTCTTATTATTTATGAATCGCGACCAGATGTTACCATTGAAGCTGCGGTTTTAGCGTTTAAAGCCAATAATAAAATTTTATTGAAAGGTGGAAAGGAAGCCTTAAATAGTAATCTTATTCTTGAAAAATGCTGGCACGAAGCTTTAGAGGAAAACGGATTATCCAAGGATTGGATTAAGCTGTTGCATCTAAAGCGTGAAGAAACCCAAGAATTTCTAAAAAACCCGACGGAACCACTAGATTTAATCGTCCCTCGTGGAGGAGAGCGGTTGATCAACTTTGTAAAAACCCATGCCACATGTGCTGTTTTGGTGAGTGGACGCGGAAATAACTTTTTATATGTTTCAGAACATGCAGACTGGAGCAAAGCTGTCAATGTGATCATTAATGCTAAAACAGATAAGATTTCCGGTTGTAATGCTTTAGACAAGGTATTGATCAATAAAAATCTGCCTGAATATGAAACGAAATTAAAAATGCTTCAGCAAAAACTGGAAAAGCATCAGGTTGAAATTATTGTCGATGACAAAGTATCTGATATTTTATCCCAAAAAGAGACCATTTCAGATGTTGATATATGGTACGAAGAATTTTTAGCCTTAAAACTATTGATTGGCGAAGTGGAATCTTTAGAAGAAGCCATTGATGCTATCAATAAATATTCGGGGAAACATTCGGCTGCCATTATAACGGAAGATAATAATGAAGCGATGCAATTTATGCATAACGTGGATAGTGCTGCCGTTTACCATAATGCTTCTACTCGATTTACAGATGGAGGACAAATGGGTGTTGGTGCAGAATTGGCAATTAGCACAGACAAATTACACCATCGTGGCCCATTAGGTTTAAACCAATTGGTGACCAATAAATATTATGTTTATGGCGATGGACAGGTGCGTGTATAG
- the proB gene encoding glutamate 5-kinase, protein MNREIKRVVVKVGTNVLTNKDNRILGPVLRELVRQIAVLYEEDIMVVLVSSGSAIAGMEVLGDTDIKDKSVRRQVYSAVGQPRMMRHYYSIFHDYGMRCAQILATKRDFDPGKHRQNMINCYEGLLSEGVIPIANEDDAVSLSMSMFSDNDELASLVAELLDADRLIILSDTDGLFTGHPDDINSRMIHEVKTHHNVEKYVQASIKKEGEGRGGMASKLKIAKGTANKDIPTYIANGKRENVIIDIINNKEVGTKFISA, encoded by the coding sequence ATGAATAGAGAAATAAAACGTGTAGTCGTAAAAGTAGGGACCAACGTACTAACGAATAAAGACAATAGAATATTAGGACCAGTGCTTAGAGAGTTGGTAAGACAAATTGCCGTATTATATGAAGAAGACATTATGGTAGTATTAGTATCATCTGGCTCTGCAATTGCAGGAATGGAAGTGTTGGGAGATACGGATATTAAAGATAAATCTGTGAGAAGACAAGTCTATTCGGCCGTTGGTCAACCAAGGATGATGCGCCACTATTATAGTATTTTCCACGATTATGGAATGCGATGTGCCCAAATCTTAGCCACGAAACGTGATTTTGATCCAGGAAAACACAGACAAAATATGATTAATTGTTATGAAGGTTTACTGTCCGAAGGGGTAATTCCTATTGCCAACGAAGATGACGCGGTTTCATTGTCAATGTCCATGTTTTCAGATAACGATGAGTTGGCGAGTTTGGTTGCTGAACTGTTGGACGCAGACCGACTGATTATTCTTTCTGATACAGACGGTCTATTTACAGGACATCCTGATGATATAAACTCCAGAATGATTCATGAAGTTAAGACCCATCACAATGTTGAAAAATACGTTCAAGCTTCCATTAAAAAAGAAGGCGAAGGTCGAGGCGGAATGGCTTCAAAATTAAAAATCGCGAAAGGAACTGCCAATAAAGATATCCCAACTTACATTGCCAACGGCAAACGTGAAAATGTAATTATAGATATCATCAATAATAAAGAAGTGGGTACCAAATTTATTAGTGCCTAA
- a CDS encoding sigma-70 family RNA polymerase sigma factor has protein sequence MRQLKITKQVTNRETASLDKYLQEIGKVDLITADEEVELAQRIKAGDQLALEKLTKANLRFVVSVAKQYQNQGLTLPDLINEGNLGLIKAAQRFDETRGFKFISYAVWWIRQSILQALAEQSRIVRLPLNKIGSINKINKTFAFLEQSHERPPSAEEIAKELDMTINDVKESLKNSGRHVSMDAPLVEGEDSNLYDVLRSGESPNPDKDLLHESLRTEIERALETLTPREADVIRLYFGLGNQHPMTLEEIGETFDLTRERVRQIKEKAIRRLKHTSRSKILKTYLG, from the coding sequence ATGAGACAACTTAAAATTACCAAGCAGGTTACCAATAGGGAAACCGCCTCCTTAGACAAGTATCTTCAAGAAATTGGTAAGGTAGATCTTATTACCGCAGACGAAGAGGTAGAATTAGCGCAACGCATCAAAGCTGGTGACCAGTTGGCTTTGGAGAAATTAACAAAAGCGAACCTACGATTTGTGGTTTCTGTTGCCAAGCAATACCAAAATCAAGGGTTAACACTACCAGATTTAATTAATGAAGGTAATTTAGGTTTAATTAAAGCCGCACAACGTTTTGACGAAACCCGTGGTTTTAAGTTTATTTCTTATGCCGTTTGGTGGATTAGACAATCCATTTTACAAGCCTTGGCAGAACAATCCCGTATTGTGCGTTTACCGCTAAACAAGATTGGCTCTATTAATAAAATCAACAAGACTTTTGCATTTTTAGAGCAAAGTCATGAGCGACCACCTTCTGCGGAAGAAATCGCGAAAGAATTGGACATGACGATTAATGATGTAAAGGAATCTTTAAAAAATTCTGGTCGTCACGTCAGTATGGATGCACCCTTAGTTGAAGGTGAAGATTCAAACCTTTACGATGTTTTGCGTAGTGGTGAATCACCAAATCCAGATAAAGATTTATTACACGAATCATTACGAACTGAAATTGAACGTGCTCTAGAAACTTTAACACCACGTGAAGCTGATGTAATTCGCTTATATTTTGGTTTAGGCAATCAACACCCAATGACTTTAGAAGAAATTGGCGAAACTTTCGATTTAACGCGTGAGCGTGTAAGACAGATTAAAGAAAAAGCAATCAGACGCTTAAAGCATACGTCTAGAAGTAAAATATTAAAGACATATTTAGGTTAG
- a CDS encoding glycosyltransferase, which yields MASKPNSSNSLLSASKSRTKKISNGLNLFLNSKSKTESSQNKIVLFSSFLLLVIGIYFLSVFHSDFEQFRAAKASTTLGYTFIVVATGLFAFKASFFFYKAYNYFKYKPIDSVSDEELPTVTVIVPAYNEGKQVWDTLMSLADSNYPEHKLQVISIDDGSKDDTWTWMLDAKDKLGDRLDIYQQPKNQGKRHALYRGFNLGTGDIYVTVDSDSIVTEDTLRNLVSPFIKDEQCGAVAGNIRVLNNKKEMLPKMLDVSFVMSFEFVRSAESYLNSVMCTPGALAAYRSTAVHNCLPEWINQTFMGKASDIGEDRAMTNMILKQGKHVLFQKNAVAYTNVPDQYMGLYKMFIRWGRSNVRENLEMGKYVFTNFRAKGKTGTRILFISQFLKILMSYPLLISMLFFVLVHPLLFLGSTLVSILIASTFSVLFFASQYKTTEGIWAYSYSILYTFALFWITPYAIATASRRGWLTRELT from the coding sequence ATGGCATCAAAACCAAATTCCTCAAACTCACTCTTATCGGCCTCAAAAAGCAGAACCAAAAAAATCTCGAATGGCCTTAATTTATTTTTAAACAGTAAATCAAAAACAGAAAGCTCTCAAAATAAAATTGTATTATTCAGCTCGTTTTTACTTTTAGTTATCGGCATTTATTTTCTCTCTGTTTTTCACAGTGATTTTGAACAATTCCGTGCAGCGAAAGCGAGCACAACTCTAGGCTATACTTTTATCGTTGTGGCAACTGGCCTATTTGCTTTTAAGGCCTCTTTCTTTTTCTATAAAGCTTACAATTACTTTAAATACAAACCAATTGATTCCGTTTCAGACGAAGAGCTTCCAACGGTTACTGTAATCGTACCTGCTTATAACGAAGGAAAGCAAGTATGGGATACATTAATGAGCTTAGCGGATAGTAATTACCCAGAACATAAACTTCAAGTGATATCTATCGATGATGGCAGTAAAGACGATACTTGGACATGGATGCTGGATGCAAAGGATAAATTGGGCGATCGTTTAGACATCTATCAACAGCCTAAGAACCAAGGAAAACGTCACGCGCTTTATCGTGGATTTAATTTAGGCACTGGAGATATTTACGTGACTGTAGATAGTGATTCCATTGTTACTGAAGATACCCTTAGAAATTTAGTAAGTCCTTTTATTAAAGATGAACAATGTGGAGCCGTTGCAGGAAACATCAGAGTCTTAAACAATAAAAAGGAAATGCTTCCTAAAATGCTGGATGTGAGCTTTGTAATGAGTTTTGAGTTTGTGCGTTCTGCGGAAAGTTATTTGAATTCCGTTATGTGTACGCCTGGAGCTTTAGCAGCTTACAGAAGTACCGCCGTGCATAACTGTTTACCAGAATGGATCAACCAAACCTTTATGGGAAAAGCATCGGATATTGGAGAAGATAGAGCTATGACCAATATGATATTGAAACAAGGTAAGCACGTTTTATTTCAAAAGAATGCGGTAGCATATACCAACGTACCAGATCAATATATGGGTCTTTATAAAATGTTTATTCGTTGGGGACGAAGTAACGTAAGAGAGAATCTGGAAATGGGAAAATATGTATTCACTAATTTTAGAGCCAAAGGAAAAACGGGAACTCGAATCTTATTTATTAGCCAATTCTTAAAAATATTAATGAGCTATCCTTTACTGATCTCTATGTTATTCTTTGTACTGGTACATCCGTTATTATTTTTAGGATCTACATTGGTCAGTATTTTAATCGCATCAACATTTTCAGTACTGTTTTTTGCCAGTCAATATAAAACCACAGAAGGTATTTGGGCTTATTCTTATAGTATTCTATATACATTCGCCTTATTCTGGATTACGCCTTATGCAATTGCAACAGCCAGCAGAAGAGGTTGGTTGACTCGTGAGTTGACATAG
- the proC gene encoding pyrroline-5-carboxylate reductase gives MRVLVIGAGNMGLTYAEGMAESSLLSRHKLRIFDTDPIKIESLSKDVRFKVLYALNDCLPKADIVYIAVKPYHSDSLFEAMKPMINDNQIFVSLMAGVTIDTIQQKLGAKKVIRTMPNLPAQVGKGVTSYTESKEVSKVELITVRNLLDTTGTSIHVNSENFIDASTGISGSGPAYVFYFMQSMLEAAQKMGFSEDDSKILVSSTFEGAIELFNQNDISPKSWIKKVASKGGTTQAAIDSMEDNNVKQLIQDAAYAAFDRAVELGKED, from the coding sequence ATGAGAGTATTAGTAATTGGCGCAGGAAATATGGGTTTAACCTACGCGGAAGGTATGGCGGAATCGTCATTACTCAGTAGGCATAAACTTAGAATTTTTGATACTGACCCAATAAAAATTGAAAGTCTTAGCAAAGATGTTAGATTTAAAGTTTTATATGCTTTAAATGACTGTTTGCCAAAGGCAGATATCGTATATATAGCTGTAAAACCTTACCACAGTGATAGTCTGTTCGAAGCCATGAAACCGATGATCAATGATAATCAAATTTTTGTTTCGCTCATGGCAGGCGTGACTATAGACACCATTCAGCAAAAGTTGGGTGCTAAAAAAGTCATTCGGACTATGCCTAACTTACCTGCACAAGTTGGTAAAGGTGTCACATCTTATACAGAATCAAAAGAAGTTTCTAAAGTTGAGCTTATTACGGTACGGAATCTTTTAGATACCACAGGAACATCCATTCATGTTAATTCTGAAAATTTTATCGATGCCTCAACTGGAATTTCAGGAAGTGGTCCAGCTTACGTCTTTTATTTTATGCAATCTATGCTTGAAGCAGCTCAAAAAATGGGCTTTTCAGAAGACGATTCAAAAATATTGGTAAGCAGCACCTTTGAAGGTGCCATTGAACTGTTCAATCAAAATGATATTTCACCAAAGTCATGGATAAAGAAAGTAGCCTCGAAAGGTGGTACAACCCAAGCTGCGATTGACTCAATGGAAGACAATAATGTGAAACAGCTTATCCAAGATGCGGCCTATGCAGCATTTGACAGAGCTGTGGAATTGGGAAAAGAAGACTAA